Genomic window (Rathayibacter sp. VKM Ac-2760):
CGGTTGGTGGTGGTCATCGGACCGTCCCCTTCTCGGACAGGCGCACGCGCGCCGTGAGCTTCGGGCTGACGTCGTAGCCGGCGAGCTCGGCGTCGACCGCCTCGCGGATGCTGCCGACGTCGAGGCTGCGCCCGGAGGTGCGGCCGACGGTGACACCGGCCGTGCGACCGCCGATCGACACCGACACCTGGTCGGGGTCGACGTCGCCGGCGAAGGCGGCGGTGCGGGCGAGGCTCTGCGCGATCACGCGGTCGTCGATGACGGCCGCAGTGCGATCGGCGACGGCGCGGCGACGGCCGCGACGACCCGGGGAGAACGACACGACGATCAGGACGAGCCCGATCACCGCGGCGACCGCTCCGCCGGCCACGATCAGCGCGACGGGAGCGCTCGCGGCGCCGAGCACCGCGGCCGCTCCGTCCTGCGGGGCGACGAGCAGCGCGGGCTGCCCGAGGGCGGCGAGCACCGCCTCCGTGCCCAGCCACGCGAAGACGAGGATGAGCAGGACTGCGAGGACGATCGCCGAGGTGGAGCGGGACGAGGTGATCTCGCGCCGGACGAGGCGGTTGTACAGCGCCGTCGGATTCTGGGCCGTCGGGTTCTGCACTGCGGAGTCGCTCACGAGACTCTCCTTCGCTCGCGCAGGTCGGCTCCGGTGATCCGGAGGTCGACGCGCCCGATGGTGGACCCGGTCAGCTCGAGGCAGCGGGTGCGGATGGTGGACTGGGCCGTGCTGAGACGGCTCAGGAGGGTGCCGGAGCGGCGGTCCCCCTCGCCGAGCGGACGGATGCGCAGGGGGGCCTGCGCGGTGACGTGCAGCTTCCCCCCGTCGTCGTCCAGCTCGACCGAGACGTCCGACGCGTCGACGTCGAGCGCCTCCGCGGTGACGGCCGACACGACCCTGCGCACGGCGCGCGAGGTGATCGTCGTGCGGCCGTGGCGGGCCTGGTCGGCCATCACCGCCGCGGTCACGAGGACCGCCGCCCGCGGAGGGTGTCGGCGAGCGAGCTCAGGTCGAGCTTGCCCTCGACGACGCGGCCGACGCCAAAGCCGATGGCCATGGCGAGGGCGACCCAGAGGAGCGCCCAGAAGCCGAAGATCAGGCCGGTGATCGCCAGGACGGCGCCCAGGACCAGGCCGAGACGGGAGGGAGTCACTTGACGCGGCTCTCGGTGTCCTCGTCCTTGTCGTCCGAGGGGATGTAGACGTCGGCGACGGTCACGTTGACCTCGGTGACCTCCATGCCGACGACCGAGGAGATGGCCTCGGAGACGGCGGAGCGGATGCTGTCGGCGAGCTTCTGCAGCGCGACGGGGTACTCGGCGACGACGGTGATGTCGGCGGCGACCTGCTTCTCGCCGACCTCGACGGAGATGCCCTGGCCGCGGTCCTGCGCGTTGATCGCGTTGCGGATGGCGCCGATGGCGCGGGCGGCTCCGCCACCGAGGTCGTGCACGCCGGCGACCTGGCGGGCGGCGATGCCGGCGACCTTCTCGACGACGCCGTCGGCGATGGTGTTCTTGCCGGTCGAGGTCTCGGTGCCGTGCTTCGCCGTGGTGGTGGCGACGGTGCTGGGGGTGACGTTGGTCATGATGCTCTCCCTGGTAGAAGGTGATGCGCGACTCGGTCGCGGTGACGACGATCCGTCGCACATGAATCAGACGTGCGGGCCGCCGGAATCGTCCCGGCGGATCAGCGAGTGCGCAGGAAACGCCGAGCGCCGACGCGCTCCGCGGCCAGCGCCGTCCACAGCCCGCCCGGTTGCGCGGCAGATGTCGGCGAACCTGCACTCGGTGGCGCCGGCGGAGCCGGGTGGCACCGCGACAGCGCCGATCGAGCTGTTTTGTATACCGGACAGAGCGGCTCGAGGAGCTCTGCTGACCTTCTCTCCGGATTCCACGGCCCTGTGCGCAGGTTGTAGCATGGGCGAAACCTGCCGGAAACGGTGTTCGGGATACAAAAGAGGAGTCCTCGCGGTGACCATCACTCTGGAGCCGCTTCCCCCCTCGCCCTGCTGGGAGCTACACATGACTGCTGTATCCCGCACCACCGCTCCGCCCGCTTCAGGCCACACGGTCGCCTCCGTCCTCGATTCGATCGGCTTCACCCGCGCGCAGTTCTGGATCTTCCTGCTGATCCTGGCCGGGGAGTTCTTCAACACCCTCGAGCAGAACTCGGTGGGTGCCATGGGCAGCCACATCAAGGAGACGCTGCAGATCGGCGACATCCAGCTCACGACGATCAACACCGCCACGGTCATCGGCGGACTGATCGGCCGCCTGCTGGCCGGCTACCTCGCCGACCGCTACGGCCGCCGCTTCTCGCTCAGCCTCAATCTGCTGATCTACACGCTCGGCGGACTGCTCAGCGCCGTCGCGATGAACTACGAGATGCTGCTCGTCAGCCGCCTCATCGTCGGCATCGGCATCGGCGGCGAGTTCATGATCGGACTCGTCATGCTCTCCGAGATGGTCTCCACCCGCTTCCGCGGCACCGCGATCGGCGCCGTCAACGTCGGCGCCGGGGGCCTCGGCAACTTCCTCTCCTACGGCCTGTTCCTGCTGCTCCTCGGCCCGCTGGAGACCCCGCTCGGCGGCCCCGACTCCGTCTGGCGCTGGTCGTTCGTGATCCTCGCGGTCCCCGCGCTGCTGGTCGTCTTCTACCGCCGCAAGCTGCCGGAGACGCCGCGCTGGCTGCTCTCCCAGGGCCGCACGGAGGAGGCGAACCGCTCGCTCGCGATCCTCGCCTCGAACTCGCTCACCCCCACCACCGACCGACCGCCCGTCGAGCTGTCCCAGGACGACCTGCCGCCCGTGCGGATGTCCGCCTCGCCCGCCGCCGTCTTCAGCCGCCCGGTGATCCGCCGGACCGCCGCCCTCGGCGTCGCGTCCTGGATGGCCTTCGGCTCGCAGGTCACGCTGAACTTCCTGATGCCGACCCTGCTGGTCGAGCGCGGCTACTCCGTCTCGGAGAGCCTGCTCTACACGATGATCATGAACATCGGCTCGCTCCTCGGAGCGACGACCGCGGCCCTGATCGCCGGTCGCGTCGGCCGCCGCACGGCCGTCGGCGCCGCCGGAGTCCTCGGCTGCCTCACCGCGCTCGCCTTCGCCGCCTTCGGCAACGGCACCGGCGCGATCCTGGTGCTCGGCGCGCTCTTCCAGTTCTTCACGATGGTGACCAACACCACGCTGGCCACCTGGACCGCCGAGATCTTCCCGACCGCGATCCGCGCCTCCGGCGCCTCGATCGTGAACGGCATCGGCAACATCGCCGGAGCGGTCATGCCGTTCCTCGCCGTCGCGCTCTACGGCTCGTTCGCCTTCGCCGGAGTCTTCGGACTCGCCGCGGTGATGTACGCGGTGCTCGTCATCGCCTCCCGCTTCGCCCCGGAGACCCGCGGGCGCTCGCTCGAGGACGTCAACGAGAACGCGATCGCCGCCGCCGCCCACTGACCCACCCCGCGCCCCCGGTGCTCCGGCACCGGGGGCGCGACCATCCACCCGGACAGCACCTCAAGGAGCACCATGGACACCCTGAACGTCTCGGCCACCGCCAACGGACTGAACTACCTCCCCGAGTACGTCGCCGACGTCGGCGGACTCTTCGCCGAGCGCGGCCTGGCCGTCACCGCCACCGCCTGCGACCCCTGGACCGGAGTGCTCGACGACCTCGACTCCGGCGCCGCGGACCTCGCCCTGGGCGGCCTCTGGGTGCCCGGGATGTACGCCGGCACCAGCCGGAAGCTCACCGTCGTCGGCCAGCTCAACCACCGCTTCCCGATGACGATCGTCGCTCGCGAGGGCTCCGGACCGGTCGGGCTCGACTGGCTCGCCGGCAAGGTCGTGCTCGCACCGGGCGCCGGCGGCAGCGCGCCGTTCGAGTTCACCGCCGGGCTGATCCGCGAGGCCGGACTCGACGTCTCGGCCACCCGCTGGGGGCGCGACCTGTCCACCGCGATGATGCTCGAGCTCTACCGCGACGGCCTCGGCGACGCGATCGTGCTCGACCTGCTCTCGGCGAAGGAGCTCGTCGCGGCCGGCGGCGGGCAGATCGTCTTCCGCCACCTCGACGCGGGCGTGATGCCCAACAGCGTCTACTACACCCGCACCGACCGGGTCGACGAGCTCGCCGACCGCACCGAGCGCTTCGTCGACGCGATCGAGACGGCGATGCAGCGGATCACCGCGGGCGAGGCCGGCGCCGAGATCGACGCCGTGCTCGCCGCGCGCTGGCCGGACCGCGACCCGGCACTGCTGCGCGAGGCCGCCGACGAGATGGCCGCGGGCGGGGTCTGGGACACGACCGTGATCGACGAGGCCGCGTCCGACCGCTGGATGCGGATCCTCGCCGAGGCCGGGCTCGTCACGAGCGCCCCGTCGCTCGCCGAGCTGACCGGCCGCGCGACGGTCGGCGCGCGCTGATGACGCTCGTCCTCGCCTCCGACCAGATCGCCGGGCTGCTGCCGGACGTCGACGTGCTCGGCGCGGTCGAGCAGGTGTTCGCCGATCTCGGCTCCGGGGCGCTGCACCAGCCGGCACCGGCGGCCCTCGCCGGCGGGTACGACGGGCTGATCCTGCCGATGGCGGTCAGGTCCGACGCGCTCGGGCTCGCCGCCGTGAAGCTGATGGCGGATCTGCCGGGGAACGCGACGCGGGGGCTGCCGACGCAGCGCTCGACGATCCTCGTCACGTCGCTGCTGACCGGGGAGTGCGTCGCCGTGCTCGACGGCGCGCTGATCACCCGGGCGCGCACGGCCGCCGCCTCCGCGGTCGCCACGCGGCACCTCGCGCGGGCGGACAGCCGGGTCCTCGGGCTGATCGGCGCCGGGAACCTCGCCGTCGCGCACGTCCGCGCGCTGCAGGCGGTGCGCGATCTCGACGAGATCGTGGTCTGGTCGCGCTCGGAGTCGACGCTCGACCGGTTCGAGGAGGCGGTCGAGCGCCCCGTGACCCGCGCCGCCGATCCGCGCGCGGTCGCCGAGCGCTCCGACGTGCTCTGCACGCTCACGCCGTCGGTCGACCCGATCGTGCGCGGGGCCTGGCTGCACGCCGGTCAGCACGTCAACGCTGTCGGCGCCCGGCCCCGGCCGGAGCACCGCGAGCTCGACGCCGCCGCGATGGCGCTCGGGACGCTCGTGGTCGACAGCGCGGCGACGGCCCGCGCGAAATCCGGCGACCTCGTCCGCGCGATCGCGGAGGGCGCGCTCGACGCGGCCGCCGACCTGCGCGAGCTGGGCGACGTCGTGGCCGGCAGCGCGCTCGGCCGCGTCTCGGCGGAGGAGCTCACGGTGTTCGACTCCGTGGGGCTCGCCGCGCAGGACCTCGCGGTCGCCGCCGCGCTGATCGACCTCGCGCGGCGGCGCGACGCGGGCAGCGAGATCCGGCTGTCCGGGGTCCCCGCGGGGGCGAGCCGCTGATGCGCATCGCCGTCGTCAACTGCAACACGACCGCGTCGATGACCGAGACGGCCGCCGCCCGCGCCCGGCTCGCCGTCGGGCCGGGCACCGAGATCGTCGCGGTCACGCCCGGCTGGGGCGTCGCGTCGGCCGAGGGCTGGTACGACAGCTTCCTCAGCGCCGCGGCCGTGCTGCACACCCTCGAGCGGCTCCCGGCGGACATCGACGGCGTCGTGATGGCCGGCTTCGGCGAGCACGGCCGCGAGGGCGCGCGCGAGCTGCTCGAGGTGCCGGTCGTCGACATCACGGAGGCGTCGGCGCATCTCGCGATGCTGCTCGGCCGCCGCTACGGCGTCGTCACCACGGTGCGCCGCGCCGTCGGCCAGATCGAGGACAGCCTCACCACCGCCGGCCTGATCGCGCACTGCGCCGCGATCGAGGACACCGGGCTCGGCGTCCTCGAGCTGGACGAGGATCCCGAGGCCACCCTCGACGCCTTCGTCGCGGCCGGCGAGCGGGCGATCGCCCGCGGCGCCGAGGTGATCTGCCTCGGCTGCGCGGGGATGGCGGGGCTCGAGGAGCACGTCGGCGCGCGGCTGCCGGTGCCGGTCGTCGACGGGGTCGCGGCCGCGGCGGCGCTCGTCGAGACCCTCGTCCGCCAGGGGCTCGCGACCAGCCGGATCGACAGCTACGCCCGGCCGCTGCCGAAGGCGCGGAGCTGGCCCGGCGGGTGAGCGTGTTGAATGGTCGCGCCGGGCCGGAGCCGCGCACCGGCGTCGCGAGGAGGACCGCCATGACACTCGCCTCGACCGAGGAGTCGGAGTCGCTCGCGAGCCAGACCTACCGCACGCTGCGCCGGGAGATCATCCTCGGCCACTACCCGCAGGGCTCGCGGCTCGTCGAGGCGTCGCTCGCCACCGAGCTGCACGTGTCGCGGCTGCCGGTGCGCGAGGCCGTGCCGCAGCTCGCGAACGAGGGCTTCGTGCGGATGCTGCCGCGTCGCTCCACCCGGGTCGCCCAGTGGAGCGTCGCGGACGTCGTCGAGCTCTTCGACGTACGGCTCAGCCTGGAGACCCTCGCCGCGCGACTGGCCGCGCAGGCCGTCGCCGCCGGGGCGCCGCTCCAGCCGCTGCTCGACGCGATCGACGCCGAGCACCGCGCCCTCGACAGCGAGGACTGGCTCGAGGTCGCCGAGACGTCCACGGTGGTGCACGAGGCGATCGTCGAGGTCGCCGGCAGCGCCCTGCTCACCTCGCTGATGCGCGCCGTCACCGGCCGGATGACCTGGCTGTTCTACCTCACCAGCGCCCGCGACCAGCGCCAGCAGTCGGACGAGCACCACGGCCTGCTCGACGCGATCCGCTCGGGCAACGACCGGCTCGCCGAGTCGATCGCCTTCACCCACATCGAGAAGGGCCGCGCGCCCTCCCTCGCGATGATCGGCGGTCGACCCTAGCGACGCAGGGTGTGGCTCGGCAGCTCCTCGAAACGGGCCTGGTACGCGCTGGCGAATCGGCCGAGGTTGCCGAAGCCCCACTCGCGGGCGACGGCGGCGACGGTGGTCGAGCAGGGGTCGCCGGCGGTGAGGTCGTGGCGGGCGCGGTCGAGGCGGACGTCGCGCAGATAGACCGAGGGCGAGACGCCGAGGTGGCGCTGGGTCGCCTGCTGCAGGGTGCGGGTGTGGAGGCCGGCGGCGCGCGCGGCGTCGGCGGGCGTGATCGGCTCGTGCGCGTGGTGCTGCAGGAAGTCGAGGGCGACGCGGGTGCGGGAGGCGGAGGGGCGGCGCAGCACGGCGGGCACGTCCCAGGCGCGCCAGCGGAAGAGCAGCAGCAGCGCTCGGGCGAGGTTGAGCTCGGCGGTGAAGCGGACCAGCGGGGCGATCGCGGCGCTCGCGAGGGCGGCCGTCGCGTCCGACACCGCGGTGCGCCAGCGGGCGAGCACGCCGGGGTCGGCGTCGGCCTCGTGATCGAAGGAGACGGGCTGGCGGGGGCCGGAGTGCGACTCGGTCGCGACGTCCTCGAGGAAGCCGGGCGCGAAGTGGACGAGGCTCTGCCGGTGCGGCTGGAAGGCCAGCCCGAACTGGCGCTCGGAGGGCAGCAGGAACGGTGCGGAGGCGGCCCCGGTGCGGGTGAACGGGCGCAGGTTGAGCTGCCCGCCACCGGCGCGGAACCAGCCGACGACGTACTCGCGCAGGTGCGGGACCTCGCCGGTGAGCGCGCCCGCGCAGTCCGAGGTGCGCAGCGTCACGCGCTCGCTGCCGCGGTAGGCGTAGCGGAAGGAGAAGCCGCGGGCGGCCGGCTCGACGCGGAAGGAGCCGCTGTACGCGTCGGCGTAGACCGCGGACGCCTCGGCGGGATCGGAGCCGGCGGCCTCGAAGCGCCGCTCGGCGCTCGGCGAGGAGTCGCCGCCCGCGCCGAACGGGCTGCCCATGGTGAAGGTCGATCCGTTCGGTGCCGGAGGCGGGGTGGTCTGCATGCGCGGGGTTCTCTCGGGGTCGGGGAGGTCGGAGTCGGTCGGGGAGGGTGTGCTCGTGGCGGTGCCGGTCCTCGGGCTCCACAGATGTAGACGGGTCCAGGGCCGGAAACGTCACGGATCCGCAGTTCGCTCGCATTGCGGCCACCCGATTGGGCGCCGGAGGAGGAGGCTGGTAGGCATTCGGAGCGGCGCCTGCAGAGAACGAGCGCAGGCGCGGAACGACGGTGGAACGGCGGGAGGTGGCGATCGTGGAGGCTGCGCTGCCCGAGGACCCCGCGCTGCCCGACGATCCGCTGCTGCACGCCTCCGATGCGACGCTCGCCGCGCGCGCGGTCGACGGCGACATCGCCGCGTTCGAGCAGCTGGCCCGGCGCCACGGCGCGCTGATGCGGGTCTACGCGGCGAAGCTGCTCGGCTCCGAGGCGGAGTCGGACGACGTGGTGCAGGAGGCGTTCCTCACCGGCTGGCGCCGCCTCGGCGACCTCGACAGCCCCGCGCACGTCCGCAACTGGCTGATGCGGATCGTGTCGCACAAGGCGATCGACCGGATCCGGGTGCGCCGCCGCCACGACGACATCGACGACTGGGACCCGCCCGCTCCCGCCGAGAACTCCCCCGAGCGCATCGTGGAGGCGCGGCTCCAGCTGGACGCCGTCTGGGAGGCACTGGACCGATTGCCCCCCGATCAGCGACGCTGTTGGCTGCTCCGGGAGACCGCCGGCTACAGCTACCAGGAGATCTCCGACGCCCTCGAGCTCCCCGTCTCGACGGTCCGCGGCCTGCTCGCCCGAGCCCGCCGTTTCCTGCTCCACGAACTGGAGGCATGGCGATGATCGACGCAGACGACGCCGTGCCCGAGGGCGACGACGTGCCCGAGGACGACCTCGACGGCCACACGATGGAGGAGCTGGGCGACTACCTCGACCGCGGACGCACCCCGGTCGATCCGTCGATCGAGGGCTCGGCCGCCTGCCGGCTCGCGCTCGCGAACCTCACCCGGCTGAACGAGCTGTCGGCGCGGGCGCTGCGCCGCCGCGCCGATGCGGAGCCGGACCGCGACGAGGTCTGG
Coding sequences:
- a CDS encoding Asp23/Gls24 family envelope stress response protein is translated as MTNVTPSTVATTTAKHGTETSTGKNTIADGVVEKVAGIAARQVAGVHDLGGGAARAIGAIRNAINAQDRGQGISVEVGEKQVAADITVVAEYPVALQKLADSIRSAVSEAISSVVGMEVTEVNVTVADVYIPSDDKDEDTESRVK
- a CDS encoding MFS transporter, which encodes MTAVSRTTAPPASGHTVASVLDSIGFTRAQFWIFLLILAGEFFNTLEQNSVGAMGSHIKETLQIGDIQLTTINTATVIGGLIGRLLAGYLADRYGRRFSLSLNLLIYTLGGLLSAVAMNYEMLLVSRLIVGIGIGGEFMIGLVMLSEMVSTRFRGTAIGAVNVGAGGLGNFLSYGLFLLLLGPLETPLGGPDSVWRWSFVILAVPALLVVFYRRKLPETPRWLLSQGRTEEANRSLAILASNSLTPTTDRPPVELSQDDLPPVRMSASPAAVFSRPVIRRTAALGVASWMAFGSQVTLNFLMPTLLVERGYSVSESLLYTMIMNIGSLLGATTAALIAGRVGRRTAVGAAGVLGCLTALAFAAFGNGTGAILVLGALFQFFTMVTNTTLATWTAEIFPTAIRASGASIVNGIGNIAGAVMPFLAVALYGSFAFAGVFGLAAVMYAVLVIASRFAPETRGRSLEDVNENAIAAAAH
- a CDS encoding ABC transporter substrate-binding protein; the protein is MDTLNVSATANGLNYLPEYVADVGGLFAERGLAVTATACDPWTGVLDDLDSGAADLALGGLWVPGMYAGTSRKLTVVGQLNHRFPMTIVAREGSGPVGLDWLAGKVVLAPGAGGSAPFEFTAGLIREAGLDVSATRWGRDLSTAMMLELYRDGLGDAIVLDLLSAKELVAAGGGQIVFRHLDAGVMPNSVYYTRTDRVDELADRTERFVDAIETAMQRITAGEAGAEIDAVLAARWPDRDPALLREAADEMAAGGVWDTTVIDEAASDRWMRILAEAGLVTSAPSLAELTGRATVGAR
- a CDS encoding ornithine cyclodeaminase family protein, whose product is MTLVLASDQIAGLLPDVDVLGAVEQVFADLGSGALHQPAPAALAGGYDGLILPMAVRSDALGLAAVKLMADLPGNATRGLPTQRSTILVTSLLTGECVAVLDGALITRARTAAASAVATRHLARADSRVLGLIGAGNLAVAHVRALQAVRDLDEIVVWSRSESTLDRFEEAVERPVTRAADPRAVAERSDVLCTLTPSVDPIVRGAWLHAGQHVNAVGARPRPEHRELDAAAMALGTLVVDSAATARAKSGDLVRAIAEGALDAAADLRELGDVVAGSALGRVSAEELTVFDSVGLAAQDLAVAAALIDLARRRDAGSEIRLSGVPAGASR
- a CDS encoding aspartate/glutamate racemase family protein, producing MRIAVVNCNTTASMTETAAARARLAVGPGTEIVAVTPGWGVASAEGWYDSFLSAAAVLHTLERLPADIDGVVMAGFGEHGREGARELLEVPVVDITEASAHLAMLLGRRYGVVTTVRRAVGQIEDSLTTAGLIAHCAAIEDTGLGVLELDEDPEATLDAFVAAGERAIARGAEVICLGCAGMAGLEEHVGARLPVPVVDGVAAAAALVETLVRQGLATSRIDSYARPLPKARSWPGG
- a CDS encoding GntR family transcriptional regulator, with product MTLASTEESESLASQTYRTLRREIILGHYPQGSRLVEASLATELHVSRLPVREAVPQLANEGFVRMLPRRSTRVAQWSVADVVELFDVRLSLETLAARLAAQAVAAGAPLQPLLDAIDAEHRALDSEDWLEVAETSTVVHEAIVEVAGSALLTSLMRAVTGRMTWLFYLTSARDQRQQSDEHHGLLDAIRSGNDRLAESIAFTHIEKGRAPSLAMIGGRP
- a CDS encoding helix-turn-helix domain-containing protein; this encodes MQTTPPPAPNGSTFTMGSPFGAGGDSSPSAERRFEAAGSDPAEASAVYADAYSGSFRVEPAARGFSFRYAYRGSERVTLRTSDCAGALTGEVPHLREYVVGWFRAGGGQLNLRPFTRTGAASAPFLLPSERQFGLAFQPHRQSLVHFAPGFLEDVATESHSGPRQPVSFDHEADADPGVLARWRTAVSDATAALASAAIAPLVRFTAELNLARALLLLFRWRAWDVPAVLRRPSASRTRVALDFLQHHAHEPITPADAARAAGLHTRTLQQATQRHLGVSPSVYLRDVRLDRARHDLTAGDPCSTTVAAVAREWGFGNLGRFASAYQARFEELPSHTLRR
- a CDS encoding RNA polymerase sigma factor — its product is MEAALPEDPALPDDPLLHASDATLAARAVDGDIAAFEQLARRHGALMRVYAAKLLGSEAESDDVVQEAFLTGWRRLGDLDSPAHVRNWLMRIVSHKAIDRIRVRRRHDDIDDWDPPAPAENSPERIVEARLQLDAVWEALDRLPPDQRRCWLLRETAGYSYQEISDALELPVSTVRGLLARARRFLLHELEAWR